The genomic DNA CCTGGGTAGGGCGCTTGGTGACGGCCGCGATTTTGGTAATCGAAATCGACGACGTGTTGCTGGCCAATATGGCCCCGGCCGGCGCGCACTGGTCGAGGTCGCGGAAAATCTGGAGCTTGAGGTCCACGTTTTCGGTGGCAGCTTCTACTACCAACTCGGCGTTGGCTACGCCCTCGGCCAGGCTCGTGAAGGTGCGCAGGCGACCCAGAGTGGCCACTTTGTCGTCCTCGCTAAAAGTGGCTTTGGTCACCTGGCGGCCGAGGTTTTTAGTGATGATAGTCAGCGCTTTATCAAGCGCCGGCTGGTTGATATCAATGAGGGCCACGGAGAATCCGTGCTGGGCAAAAACGTGGGCAATACCATTGCCCATCGTGCCCGAGCCAATAACGGCAACGTGCATGGGTGGGAGAAAAAGAGGGGGGTAGGAAAAACGGCCGGCCGTGGGTAGCTGCCGCTCCGCAAAGCTACTGCGACCAACCAGGAGTGGCGAACAGGTGAGTTTTTTTAGTAGATATTCATCCTTTTCCCGCCCACCCCGTACAAAGCCCTACCAAGCCGCAAAGGTTTGTTTCCATCCTTCTCACCACTCCTCTTTCTCTTTTCACTCATGGGCAATTTGTTGTATATCATCGCCGTCGTTCTCATCCTCATCTGGGCCCTCGGCTTCTTCGGCATCCTGGGTGCTGGTCTAGCCGGCAACAACCTGCTGCACATCCTGTTGGTGATTGCCATTATTGCCATTCTACTGCGCGTTATCAGCGGCCGCAACCCGGTTTAGTAGAGTTTAGCCGCCTGCAATAAGAAAACCCCCGCCGTGCTTACGGTGGGGGTTTTCTTATGCCTGGTCCTGGCAGCTAGCGGCCGATATTAAACAGGAAATTGAAGCGAATTACCGGGTTGGGATAAATGCTGTTGTAGTTGTCCTGAAAATTGTAGAGCAGCACAATATCAGCGGCCGCGCGGTTGCTGATTTGCGAGCGGTAACCGATGCCCGCCAGCGGCGTCTGCACCGAACGATTGATGGTGCTGAAATTACCGTAATTGTCCTGCGCCAGCAGCTGCGCCTTCGTCACCTCGTATTCGGCGTGTATGAAGAAATTAGCAACCACCATGAGTTGGGCAAAGCCTTTTACGCCAAAGCTGCTGGTGCTGAAATTGGTGCTGCCGTTCGTGTTATAGCCGTTGCTGATGCCGTAGTTGCTGTACGCGTAGCTGATGCCCGGTCCAATGGAAAGCCGGTCGTTCACGCGGTAGCCGATAGCCGGCGAAATGCTGAAATTGAACTGGCTGTAGCCCGAATAAGAGCTGTAGCCTAGGCCCAGGCCCGAGTACACGAACAACTTGGTGTATTGCTCGGCGTGCTGCTGCGCGGCCTTGCGCGTCTGCTCGCGGCCCGGCAACTCCAGTCCCGATGGGCTGCCCTGGCTGGGGGCGGGTAGGGGCTCGGCCTGGCTGGATTGGGCCGGCTGGGGGGGGTAGGGCGAGCCGGGGCCGGCGTGTACACCGGGATGGTCGGTGCCACGCCGGCCGAGTCGGCCGCCGGGCGCGGGGTATTCACCGGAGCCGGCCGCGCGGCGGGCAACGAGCCGGGAGGCGCGGTGTTAAGCGCGGGCTTGTTCTGGGCCAGGCTGCGGCCGGGGGCCAGCAGAGCCACGGCCCCTAATAAAAATGGAAAAAGCAGACGTTTCATGAAGGGAAATTAGCGGCGCGGCACGAAGAGAAAATGAAGAAGCCCGGCTTACTAGACCAAACCCCGAAAAGAGTCGGCTTAATTCCTGATTTTAAGCCAACTGATACATTTTCTGACGCTGGGCTTTCAGCGTCTCATCGGCCAGGTATTCTTCGTAGTTCATGCGGCGGTCGATGATGCCTTCGGGCGTGAGCTCGATAATGCGGTTGGCCACCGTCTCGATAAACTGCAAGTCGTGCGAGGCGAAGATGAGTGAGCCGGTGAAGTCTTTTAGGCCGTTGTTCAGGGCCTGAATGCTTTCCAGGTCCAGATGGTTCGTGGGGTCGTCCATCACCAGCACGTTGCCGCTTTCGAGCATCATCTTGCTCAGCATGCAGCGCACTTTTTCGCCGCCGCTCAGCACGTTGGGCTTCTTCTGGCTCTCCTCGCCCGAAAACAGCATGCGGCCCAACCAGCCGCGCACGAAGCTCTCGTCCTTGTCGGTCGAGTATTGGCGCAGCCAGTCCACCAGGTTCATGTTGTCGGCCTGGAAGAAGCCGCTGTTTTCCTTTGGGAAGTAGCTGGGCGTGATGGTGGTGCCCCAATCGGCCTCGCCTTTGTCGGCCGTCGCTTCCTTAAATAAAATATCGAACAGCATGGAAGCCGCCCGGTCGTCGCGGCCCACAATGGCGATTTTATCCCCCTTGTCGAGCGTAAACGACACGTTCTTAATCACCGACTGGCCATCCACGGCTTTGCTCACGCCTTCCACGGTCAGCAGCTGGTTGCCGGCTTCGCGCTCGGGCTTGAAGGCAATGTAGGGGTAGCGGCGCGACGAGGGCTTGATTTCCTCCAGCGTCAGCTTTTGCAGCAGCTTCTGGCGACTCGTGGCTTGCTTGGATTTCGAGGCGTTGGCCGAGAAGCGGCGCACGAATTCTTCCAATTCCTTGCGCTTGTCCTCGGTTTTCTTGTTCACGTCCTGCCGCTGGCGCAAGGCCAGCTGGCTGCTCTCATACCAGAAGCCGTAGTTGCCGGGGTACATCGTGATTTTCGAGAAATCCAGGTCGGCCATGTAGTTGCACACGGCATCGAGAAAGTGGCGGTCGTGGCTCACCACAATCACCGTGTTCTGAAAGCCATCCAGGAAGTTTTCGAGCCAGAGCACACTCTCGGCGTCGAGGTTGTTGGTGGGCTCGTCGAGCAGCAGCACGTCAGGGTTGCCAAACAGCGCCTGCGCCAGCAGCACGCGCACTTTTTCCGAAGCGCCGAGGTCCGACATCACGCTATAGTGCTTGTCTTCGGTAATGCCCAGACCGCTGAGCAGCTCAGCAGCCTCATAGTCGGCGTTCCAGCCTTCGAGGTCGGCAAATTCGCCTTCCAGAATGGCGGCGCGCTCGCCGTCGGCGTCCGAAAAATCAGCCTTGGCATAGAGCGCGTCCTTTTCGCTCATCACCGCCCACAGCCGCTGGTGGCCCTGAATAACAGTCTGGAGCACCTGCTGGTCGTCGTAGGCAAACTGATTCTGCTTGAGCACGGCCAAGCGCTGGCCGGCGGGCAGCGCTACCGAGCCGGTGTTGGGCTCCAGCTCGCCGGACAAAATCTTGAGAAAAGTTGATTTGCCGGCGCCGTTGGCCCCAATCAGGCCGTAACAGTTGCCGGGCAAAAACTTCACCGTTACGTCTTCAAACAGCACCCGCTTGCCATAGCGCAAGCTCACGTTGGTCGTGGAAATCATTTAAAACCGGAATAAAAAACCAAAAAATCCTTGCAAAAATACGCCGCCGCCCCGCCTTACCCTACCCTAACGCCGGCGGGCACCGATTTGTGCCCCCGGCAGCGGGCACAACATCCGGCCGCCAAATGCAGTATAGCCTAATCAGCTGGCCTTTCGGGCCGCTTTTGCGGCTTTCCTCTCCTCACACTACTTCCTTTTCCTTATGGCTGCCCGCCCCACGACCGCATCTGCCGGCCCCACCCTCACCCCCGAACGAAATGGTGTCCGCTTTGGCGTCATGACCGGGGCAGTGCTCTGCGTTTATACGCTGCTAGCCGCCCTGTTCGGCTTTTTCTCGCACATTGAAGCCGGTAGCCTCGACGTGCTTATTCTGGTGCTGGGCTCGGTGCTGGCCATTCGGAACCTGCGCCAGGTGCGGGGCGAGCAAATGCCCTACCTCGGGGGCTACGGCACTGGCATCGTGACCGCGCTGGTGGCTTCCGTTATCCTGGGCCTGTTTTTTATTATTATTTCGACTATTATGCCTAAGTCCTTGGACCTGACGCAGGTAGAAAATCTATTTGGTTTCGACCTCTCGATAGTAGTCGCTTTTCTGGCCATTATCCTCATGGGCAGCATGACAGGTGTTATCACCTCGCTCATCGCCATGCAGTATTTCAAAGTGGACTCCATCGACCCACTGAAAATAATGGAATAAAGCCTCGGCTTACCCTACGCAAAAGCCCCTTGGTTCGCAAAGAACCGGGGGGCTTTTGCGTTAAGAGCCAGGCAGCTACGCCGGCTTGGGAGGGGGTAGGGCGAACGGCACGAACGGCGTCACGTCGCCGCCGTAGCGGTGAATATCGCGCACGATGGTGCTGCTGATGGCCGCCAGCGTGGGTGCCGTGAGCAGCGACACCGTTTCCAGCTCGGGATAAAGCAGGCGATTGGCCTGGCCGATGCTGTTTTCGTACTCAAAATCGAGCGTATTGCGCAGGCCACGCAGCAAGTAGCGCGCGCCAGTGGCGCGGGCAAATTCCACCGTTAGGCCCTGGTAGCTGCGCACCGACACGCGCGGCTCGTTCTGAAACAAGGCTTCGAGCTGCGCCATCATCCAGTCGAGGGGTAGGTAGCGCTGCTTGCTGCTATTGGTGCCCAGGGCAATAATTACCTCATCGAACAGCCCCGCGCCGCGCCGCACCATGTCGAGGTGGCCGGTGGTAAACGGGTCGAAGGAACCGGGAAAAAGGGCGATTTTTTTCATGAAATTGGAGCGCCGCCGCGTCCTGGGTCAACAGCTATTCGCAATAAACCAGGCTGAACAAGTCGAAATGCCGGTAGTCGGCCACCTCATTCAGGTAATAAAAATACTGCACCCCAAAAGGCCGCGCCCCAAAGCGCAGGTGGCGCACGTAGGTGCCAAGCAGCGCAAATGTGGCCGAGTCGCTGGTCAATTCGCCCCAAATAGTCACCGGGTCGCGGTCGGGGTTCAGGCCCAGCTCCTGCATCACCAGGATAACGTAGTAGGCCACATCCTCGGCCGTGCTCACGGCAAAGGTGTTGCAAAACTCCAGCTGCGGGCCCAGCACCACGGCCGTCAGCTCCTGCTCGGCCAGGCTGAGGTAGAGCTGGCGCGGCGTGGTGCCGCGCTGGTGCAGCAGGCCCGCCAGCAGGGCGCTGGTGGCGGGCAGCAGCCGCGCGCTGGGCCCGTGCGCCGTGTAGAGCCAGTGCGACAAGTCGTGGCGCGCCGCGAAAATGCTCACGATGTCGGTGGCCGGCGCGGGCAGGGGTAGGGCGTAGGCCAGGGCCTCCTCGGTGGGGGCCAGCGCGTGGTGCGGGCGCAGGTAGGCGTTCTCGTCGCCGGGCCGGTAGAGGGGCGCGGGCAGCAGCGTGCTGGCCGTGCCCGCCAGCGCCAGCCGCAGCCGTGCCCAGCCGGCGTGGCCCAGCAGCGGGTGGGTGGCCGCGGCCGCGGGCAGGTCGGCCAGGCCCGCGAGCGGCTGGTCGTCGAAGGCCACTATTTTTTGGCGGGCCACGTCCAGCGCCGCCACGCGCAGCCTGGTAGGCCCGGCCAGGGCATAGAGGTGGTAGGCCGTGGGGTTCGCGAGGTCGAAGGTGTCGTCGCGGAGGCTTACCGCGGCGGGGGCGGGTAGGATAGGGGTGGTAGGCACGGCCGGCAAAGATAAGTTTTTGGGACCGGGTTGGTAGAAGTAGCCCACGCTTTCAGCTTCTTATCTGAGTAAGTTGCTGAAAATCAGAAATAAGTATGCTTGCAATTGCTCTGTCAGCGGCCGCCCTATCCCCTTGTCGGGCCTGAAGGCCACGCCCTGGCGAACCCCACGCGCTGCGGCTAGGCATTCAGCAGCACCTGGGGCACGAATACGTCGTCGGTACTCAGCAGCCCGCGCAGTATCGGGTGGACCTGGGCGGGCGGCAGGGCCAGCAGCTGGCGCGGCGTGAGCCAGGCCAACTCGCTGAGCAGCTGGCTATCGGGGGCGTGCTCGGGGTCGTGGCCCAGGCGGGGGGTAGCGGTGGGGTCTTCGGCCGTTACTTCAAAAAACAGCTCCAGCGCCTGCAGCGCATCGCGCCGAAACTCGTGCAGGTGCAGCTGCCGGCCCACCCGCACGGCCAGCCCGGTTTCTTCCTGAAATTCGCGTACCAGCGCCTCTTTCAAGCTCTCACCGAAGGCCCAGCCCCCGCCTGGCGGCGACCAGAACGTGGCCCCATTGGGTAGCAAGCCCCGGTGGGCCGCCAGCAAAATGGTGCCCTGGCGCACCAGCAGCCCCCCCACGCGCACGCGCACCAGTCCGTTATAAGGAGTTAGCAAAGAGCTATTTGAGTCAGATTCGGCACCGGGCATAAAGGCGATATTAGTTCAGGGATAGGGTTGCCTTTACGCAAACCCGCCTGCTGCGGGTGTCGCACCCGGCCCGCCTACCCCCACCTGCCGGGCCAGCGCCCGCCGCTGCTGCCAGCGCCGCAGCCGGCTCGCCAGGAACACCAGCAGCCCCACGGCCAGCCCCGCCGCCACCAGCGGCAGCAGCAGCGTAAGGAGCGTGCCGACTATCGCCAATATATTTTCCAGCGTCGCAAACAGCGGGTTGGCCAGCCCGCCGGTGGTGGCCGTGGAGCCCGCCCGCAGCAGCGCCGTGCTGCCCTGCACCAGCCCCGCCGCGCCGCCGCCTACTAAGATGCCCAGCGTCCAGCGTAGCGTCGGGTCGAGGTGCGTGAGCGAGGATGTCATCAATAAAGTGCCCGCGATGAAGGAGGCCGGCGTAGTCAGCGTATCCAGCAAATGGTCGAAAAGCGGCACGTAGTAGCCCAGCAATTCGGCCACGGTGGCCGTAGCCAGCACCACTAGGGCCGTCCAGGAGCTGAGCCAGTCGAAGCCCGGCGAGCTGGGCAGCCAGCCCAGCCGGTGCGCCACGCTGGCAGCCAGCAGCGGCACAAATACCCGAAAGCCGCTGCACGCGGCCAGCCCCAGGCCCAGCGCGCCGGCTACGAGGTACTGCATAGTCGAAACGTGTTCCATCAGCAAGAGGGGGGTAGGGGGCGGAAGGGCCGGTAAGGTACGCCCTGCCGGTATCTTTGAGCGACTTATGCCCGCTGCTACCCCCCTCCCCGCCCTTGACCTCGAAACCCGCATTCGCGAAAAGCTCAAGGGTCAACACTTTATGCACCTCATTGGCGCCGACCTTACCCGCATCGAGCCCGGCCGCGTGGAGGCTGAGCTGGCGCTGGGCCAGCAGCACCAGCAGCAGCGCGGCTTTGCCCACGGCGGCCTGGTAGCCACGATGGCCGACCTGGTGGCCGGCTTTGCCGCCATTACGCTCGTGCCCGAGGGGGTAGGGGTGGTGACGTCGGACTTGAAAGTGAGCTACCTCAACCCCGGCGTGGGCCAGCGCATCCGGGCCATCGGCTGGGTGTTGAAAGCCGGCCGGCGGCTGCACTTCTGTGAAGCCGAGGTGTGGTGTGATAATGTGCTGATTGCCAAAGCGTCGGCCACGATGGCGGTGATTGACGCCGTATGAGTGTCTTGAACCTACTCCCAGGCCCTGGTTACACCCGCGTATTTGAGAATCCCGAAGGAGGCTTCGTGGATATGCACGAAAACCACGGCAAGCAGGAAAGCCGTCAGAACCTGCCCATTGCGCTGTTTCTCGCAGCGCGGGGCGAATGCGTATGCGTATGCCTGCTGGGAATAGCCGACGAGCCACACGTAAAATCGCCCGATGCCACCCGCAACGGCGTGGTATGGGAATTTAAAATCCCCGAAGGCCGCACCGAAAACGCCATTGATAAAGCCCTGCGCGATGGCAGCCGGCAAGCCAGCCGCATTCTCATTCAACTACCCGCCGACTTCAACCGGGACTTTTTGGAGAGCGGTATTTATAACCGTACACAACGTGCCAAAGTCTTGTTAGAAATAGTGGTGCTGCTGGAGGATAGGCTATATGTTTTTAGTCGCAGCGCGATAATTACCAATGCTTTTCGCGGTGTAATACCCTAAAAAAATAGGGACACCTCATGCACGAGGTGTCCCTTGGTAGGGCCCAGGCTTGCACCCAGGCCTAAGACGCGGCCAGTGGCTTTGTCCTGCACAAATATACATAGTACCGGCTCATTAAGTTCGCTGGCAAAAGCAGGCTAATTTTACCGCAATTCATTATCCCCTATCGTTCGTGCTCTCTACCCGATTCCCTTCCGTTCGCGATTATTTTCCCTTCGAGCCGACCGACGACCAGGCGACGCTGTTCGGGCAGCTCGATGAGTTTTTGCGCGACCAGCTGCCGGGGCGCAAGGTGTTTGTGCTGCGCGGCTACGCTGGCACCGGCAAAACCACCGTCGTGAGCGCCCTCGTGCAGTGGCTGGCCCGGATGCAGCGCCGCTACGCGCTCATGGCGCCCACCGGCCGCGCCGCTAAGGTGATGAGCGCCTACGCCGGCGTGCCGGCCAGCACCATCCACAAAAAAATATACCGCCAAACCAGCGGCGCGCCCAGCGAACGCCTCAGCTTCACGCGCCAGCCCAACCGCCAGGAGGAAACACTTTTCATTGTGGATGAGGCATCTATGATTTCCGATGAGAAGGCTTTTGGCGAAAATGGCCTGCTCGACGATTTGATGGGCTTCGTGTTTGAGCGTAGCACCAACCGGCTGCTGCTCATCGGCGACACGGCGCAGCTGCCGCCGGTGGGCCAGCTGCTGAGCCCGGCCCTCGACCCCGAGCTGCTGGCCCACCGCTTCCGGGCGCGGGTGGAGGGCGTGGAGCTGCGCCAGGTGATGCGCCAGGCCGAGGCCTCGGGCATCCTGGTGAATGCCACCGAGTTGCGCGAAGAATTGCGGGAGGAAGCGCCCAATATTCAGCTGCATACCAAGGGTTTCAAGGACATGTTTAAGATGGGCGGCGACAAGCTGGAGGACGGCCTGCGCTGGGCCTACCGCAACTTCGGGCACGAGAACACGACCATCATTTGCCGCTCCAATCGCAATGCCAACCAGTACAATCAACTCATCCGGCGCACGCTGTTTGATGCCGAGGAGGAGATTGAGGCGGGTGACTATATTATGGTGGTGCGGAATAACTATTTCTGGCTGCCCAAGGACTCAGAAATTGGCTTTTTGGCTAATGGCGACTTCCTGGAAATCACCAAGATAATTCGGCGCGAAGAAGTCTTTGGCTGCCGCTTTGCCCAGGCGCGGGTGCGGCTCGTGGACTACCCCGACGAGCCGGAGTTAGAAGTAAAGCTGCTGCTCGACACGCTGCACACCGAAACGCCCTCGCTGCCGCGCGACCAGAACGAGAAGATGTACCAGGCAATCCTGGCCGACTACGCCCACCTCACCAAAAAGGCCGAGCGCA from Hymenobacter psoromatis includes the following:
- a CDS encoding ATP-dependent endonuclease, whose amino-acid sequence is MLSTRFPSVRDYFPFEPTDDQATLFGQLDEFLRDQLPGRKVFVLRGYAGTGKTTVVSALVQWLARMQRRYALMAPTGRAAKVMSAYAGVPASTIHKKIYRQTSGAPSERLSFTRQPNRQEETLFIVDEASMISDEKAFGENGLLDDLMGFVFERSTNRLLLIGDTAQLPPVGQLLSPALDPELLAHRFRARVEGVELRQVMRQAEASGILVNATELREELREEAPNIQLHTKGFKDMFKMGGDKLEDGLRWAYRNFGHENTTIICRSNRNANQYNQLIRRTLFDAEEEIEAGDYIMVVRNNYFWLPKDSEIGFLANGDFLEITKIIRREEVFGCRFAQARVRLVDYPDEPELEVKLLLDTLHTETPSLPRDQNEKMYQAILADYAHLTKKAERNAEMRKDPYLNALQIKFAYALTCHKAQGGQWQAVFVDHGFIKPDEPVGGEFARWLYTAITRASERLFLLNFQRRLLASGEAVEEE
- a CDS encoding thioesterase, translating into MPAATPLPALDLETRIREKLKGQHFMHLIGADLTRIEPGRVEAELALGQQHQQQRGFAHGGLVATMADLVAGFAAITLVPEGVGVVTSDLKVSYLNPGVGQRIRAIGWVLKAGRRLHFCEAEVWCDNVLIAKASATMAVIDAV
- a CDS encoding pantetheine-phosphate adenylyltransferase, which translates into the protein MKKIALFPGSFDPFTTGHLDMVRRGAGLFDEVIIALGTNSSKQRYLPLDWMMAQLEALFQNEPRVSVRSYQGLTVEFARATGARYLLRGLRNTLDFEYENSIGQANRLLYPELETVSLLTAPTLAAISSTIVRDIHRYGGDVTPFVPFALPPPKPA
- a CDS encoding ABC-F family ATPase encodes the protein MISTTNVSLRYGKRVLFEDVTVKFLPGNCYGLIGANGAGKSTFLKILSGELEPNTGSVALPAGQRLAVLKQNQFAYDDQQVLQTVIQGHQRLWAVMSEKDALYAKADFSDADGERAAILEGEFADLEGWNADYEAAELLSGLGITEDKHYSVMSDLGASEKVRVLLAQALFGNPDVLLLDEPTNNLDAESVLWLENFLDGFQNTVIVVSHDRHFLDAVCNYMADLDFSKITMYPGNYGFWYESSQLALRQRQDVNKKTEDKRKELEEFVRRFSANASKSKQATSRQKLLQKLTLEEIKPSSRRYPYIAFKPEREAGNQLLTVEGVSKAVDGQSVIKNVSFTLDKGDKIAIVGRDDRAASMLFDILFKEATADKGEADWGTTITPSYFPKENSGFFQADNMNLVDWLRQYSTDKDESFVRGWLGRMLFSGEESQKKPNVLSGGEKVRCMLSKMMLESGNVLVMDDPTNHLDLESIQALNNGLKDFTGSLIFASHDLQFIETVANRIIELTPEGIIDRRMNYEEYLADETLKAQRQKMYQLA